In one window of Stigmatopora argus isolate UIUO_Sarg chromosome 19, RoL_Sarg_1.0, whole genome shotgun sequence DNA:
- the syndig1l gene encoding synapse differentiation-inducing gene protein 1-like, producing the protein MENLSELQNPLLDKNSKHMVNGYGGDFPNNQCQENIINYFGGQSGGGGGGGGGGGGGKPSNAVSGGGGYNSNGKMKSQQLLDATSLHLAVEAFYRPNFILYKEDNDSVKAKEYQSECCETTFTEKKAKETTNSTGGDTGGSEDSQMKVPEDGEHVKIQTVSYEVEEEEYVEYETDCSSDSESEDNFIVVPPRDHLGLAIFSMLCCFWPLGIAAFYFSQGTTKAVHKGDFPLANIASRRALFLAALSITVGTGVYVGVIVALIAYLSKPGHI; encoded by the exons ATGGAGAATCTCAGTGAGCTGCAAAATCCCTTGCTGGACAAAAATAGCAAGCATATGGTGAACGGTTACGGAGGGGACTTTCCAAACAACCAGTGTCAGGAGAACATCATCAACTACTTCGGTGGCCAgagtggcggtggcggtggtggtggaggtggcggcggcggggggaAGCCGAGCAATGCGGTAAGCGGTGGAGGAGGCTACAATAGCAACGGCAAGATGAAGTCGCAGCAGCTCTTGGATGCCACTTCGCTACATTTGGCTGTGGAGGCTTTCTATAGGCCCAACTTTATTCTATACAAAGAGGACAATGACAGCGTCAAGGCCAAGGAATACCAAAGTGAATGCTGCGAGACCACCTTCACTGAAAAGAAGGCCAAAGAGACAACAAACTCGACCGGCGGAGACACAGGGGGCTCGGAGGACTCGCAGATGAAGGTGCCGGAGGACGGCGAACATGTAAAGATCCAAACGGTTTCATATGAGGTCGAGGAAGAAGAGTACGTTGAGTATGAG ACAGACTGCTCCAGTGACAGCGAAAGTGAGGACAATTTCATCGTGGTGCCACCACGAGACCACCTGGGCTTGGCTATCTTCTCCATGCTCTGCTGCTTTTGGCCTCTGGGAATCGCAGCATTTTACTTCTCGCAGGGG ACGACCAAAGCGGTGCACAAAGGCGACTTCCCCCTGGCAAACATTGCCTCACGACGTGCTCTGTTCCTGGCCGCCCTATCCATCACCGTCGGCACCGGCGTCTACGTGGGGGTGATAGTGGCCCTCATCGCCTACCTTTCAAAACCAGGACACATATAG